A window of Babesia microti strain RI chromosome III, complete genome contains these coding sequences:
- a CDS encoding Phosphoenolpyruvate/phosphate translocator 2 chloroplastic (overlaps_old_locusTagID:BBM_III01020), which yields MGIKYTIQHICLMVLLFDIVHSKCNRHNHPAFIPTPINVTSNDAFKRPAFAIGTDARQKFSNTDALVHVSTWYGATLLYNIYNKQALNIVKLPNTIAAMQMCIGIPGILYNWVFNPGFRPRLTSKQQVIQGKVPINTFKNSPSASILKQGAFNALSHGLSVYALSQGSPAMVHTIKSLEPLFTSTISYFSLGTKLPIGSYLSLIPIVAGVGLASYGGADISKKAIYATLAANLFSSLKNIEAKKFYANDISGQNLTPSNVHTLVSLSSLLFLVPLSLSEYSSMDPLFRMASKYNKTELFNFLKYVTLSGIAYNVYNRVSFLTLTALGPITHAVANTFKRIFIIASSALLIDKKFSQNTAIGSALAVLGTLGYSLAKNLS from the coding sequence ATGGGTATCAAATATACTATTCAACACATATGTTTAATGGTTCTTCTGTTTGACATAGTTCATTCAAAATGTAACCGCCACAATCATCCCGCATTTATACCGACTCCGATAAATGTTACAAGCAATGATGCTTTTAAACGCCCCGCATTTGCCATTGGCACTGATGCTAGGCAGAAATTTTCCAACACAGACGCTTTGGTACATGTATCTACATGGTATGGCGCTACTTTgttgtacaatatttataacaagCAGGCGttgaatattgttaaattgcCTAACACGATTGCTGCCATGCAAATGTGTATTGGGATTCCTGGgatattgtataattggGTGTTTAACCCTGGTTTTAGGCCAAGATTGACGTCAAAGCAGCAGGTTATACAGGGAAAGGTGCCTATTAATACATTCAAAAACTCTCCTTCCGCATCAATTCTAAAACAGGGCGCATTCAACGCTCTATCCCACGGACTATCAGTTTACGCCTTATCCCAGGGTTCCCCTGCCATGGTACATACCATAAAATCACTTGAGCCCTTATTCACTTCTACAATTTCCTACTTTTCATTGGGGacaaaattgccaattggATCTTACTTATCCCTAATACCCATAGTTGCAGGTGTGGGTTTAGCATCATATGGTGGAGCAGATATTAGTAAAAAGGCAATTTATGCTACCCTAGCGGCCAATTTATTCTCTAGCTTGAAGAATATTGAGGCAAAGAAGTTTTATGCTAATGATATTTCGGGTCAAAACCTGACTCCAAGCAACGTGCATACACTAGTCTCATTGTCATCACTTTTATTTTTGGTGCCACTGTCATTAAGTGAATACTCTAGTATGGATCCACTATTTAGAATGGCTTCTAAATACAACAAGACTgaattattcaatttcttGAAATATGTAACACTTTCTGGCATCGCTTACAATGTGTACAACAGAGTGTCATTTTTGACTTTAACAGCTTTGGGACCAATTACGCATGCCGTGGCTAATACTTTCAAACGCATCTTCATAATAGCTTCCAGTGCTTTGCTTATTGACAAGAAATTTTCGCAGAATACGGCAATTGGGTCAGCACTCGCTGTTTTGGGCACTTTAGGTTACTCATTGGCTAAAAATTTGAGCTAA
- a CDS encoding hypothetical protein (overlaps_old_locusTagID:BBM_III01025), with protein sequence MDYHNGTFASSESENDISSDDQDLDDSPNSFSHKFHSDFVDNDNKPSFGRAYDTDMMDSTDNTKQFTKKSTRSNHHASTDQTNRTVMPFNPKAYGKGFNILAKMGYKGGGLGKDGSGRIEPIIVTSSKGKQVDIIDNNTSSADNSGIIGKNLTVKFIGQDETSASTTERWSSDSNYVTADMSDSIAKCENFINNISRGKVVKLESSRTKGAIGTLVNTLIAQAQHDLVRAMNNRRDEQQKIDSKSDLSIDLRDKLNRKNSKLDDLKSLLTNFNTSAALHVEDDGQEIMASYLSSSMAKIKAHDIICSPHVVDNLRNQFIKMLYHTDTKDMISFDIKKRLYESHVVKALVQFFKEWDVEQVEQGLDIYTKWNDFKSLSTLPIQVITARIIDWLNSSNSADILPPHLIIHPWLPYLNDTELLYTCLIKLFYRLVNIRQDLAVPLIDKWHFLKSDSVGDSFKELIGYIRGKFKSQIATININFDMKNFLSLVDCLFKSQMYTIDVMATDLSSLVSKYAKVVEMWIRDGEIERVAESYQFWSDALSPILDHSLIKPHFFSILNAMNDSTDDLIPNDVGYVEESKSVNQTNLFVQHNVQQITVSSSISRGKIVNLFDYLSNVAMKKGIDLRPKLGRIHDGKQVYTFGRVLIIVERLLIYAMVDKVWKPVNIPQLLKLAS encoded by the coding sequence atgGATTATCATAACGGCACTTTTGCTTCCTCTGAGTCTGAAAACGACATATCTTCTGATGACCAAGATCTGGATGATTCGccaaattcattttcacaCAAATTTCACAGTgattttgttgataatgataataaaccCTCTTTTGGTCGAGCTTATGATACTGACATGATGGATTCCACCGACAATACTAAGCaatttaccaaaaaatCCACCAGATCAAACCATCATGCCTCAACTGATCAGACAAATAGAACAGTTATGCCCTTTAATCCCAAAGCCTACGGCAAAGGCTTCAATATTTTGGCTAAAATGGGATATAAGGGTGGAGGTCTGGGTAAAGATGGCTCGGGAAGAATTGAACCCATAATAGTCACTTCTAGTAAGGGTAAACAAgttgatattattgataataatactaGCTCAGCTGATAATTCCGGCATTATTggcaaaaatttgacaGTCAAATTTATAGGCCAAGACGAAACCTCAGCTTCTACAACAGAACGTTGGTCCAGTGATAGCAATTATGTTACAGCAGATATGAGCGATTCTATTGCTAAAtgtgaaaatttcataaaCAACATTTCACGCGGGAAGGTAGTCAAATTGGAAAGTAGTAGAACAAAAGGAGCCATAGGGACACTAGTCAACACTCTTATTGCCCAGGCTCAACATGATCTGGTCAGGGCTATGAACAACAGGAGAGATGAACAGCAGAAAATAGATAGCAAATCTGACCTCTCAATTGATCTAAGGGACAAATTAAACCGCAAAAATTctaaattggatgatttgAAATCGTTGCttacaaatttcaatacGAGTGCCGCACTACATGTTGAAGATGATGGCCAAGAGATTATGGCATCTTATTTATCAAGTTCAATGGCAAAAATAAAAGCACATGACATTATTTGCTCACCACATGTAGTGGATAATTTGCGTAAccaatttataaaaatgcTATATCATACTGACACAAAAGATATGATATCATTTGACATCAAGAAGAGGCTATACGAATCTCACGTAGTAAAGGCGCTAGTTCAGTTTTTCAAGGAGTGGGATGTGGAGCAGGTAGAACAGGGGTTagatatttatacaaaatggaATGACTTTAAGTCACTATCAACATTACCAATACAAGTTATCACTGCTAGGATTATTGATTGGTTGAATTCCTCAAATTCTGCAGACATACTACCCCCTCATTTGATTATCCACCCTTGGCTACCATACTTGAATGATACAGAACTGCTTTATACTTGTTTGATAAAACTATTCTATCGCCTGGTGAATATTAGACAAGATTTGGCAGTACCTCTAATTGACAAATGGCATTTCCTCAAGTCAGACAGTGTAGGAGATTCATTCAAAGAGTTGATTGGTTATATACGGGGAAAGTTTAAGTCACAAATAGCTACAATTAACATCAATTTTGACatgaaaaattttctaTCACTTGTGGATTGCTTGTTCAAATCGCAGATGTATACTATTGATGTGATGGCTACGGATTTATCTTCACTAGTATCTAAATATGCTAAAGTTGTTGAAATGTGGATTAGGGATGGAGAAATTGAAAGAGTAGCAGAGTCTTATCAGTTTTGGTCTGATGCGCTTAGTCCAATTCTAGACCACTCATTGATTAAACCACACTTTTTTTCCATCCTCAATGCGATGAATGATTCTACTGATGATCTCATACCTAATGATGTAGGCTATGTGGAAGAATCTAAATCTGTTAACCaaaccaatttatttgtgcAACATAATGTACAACAAATTACCGTCTCTAGTAGCATTAGCAGAGGAAAAATTGTTAACTTGTTTGACTATTTGTCAAATGTTGCTATGAAGAAGGGGATTGATTTAAGACCCAAACTAGGCAGAATACATGATGGGAAACAGGTATACACCTTTGGAAGAGTGCTGATTATTGTAGAACGACTGCTAATCTATGCAATGGTTGATAAAGTTTGGAAACCGGTAAATATACCGCAATTGCTCAAGTTGGCATCATAA
- a CDS encoding hypothetical protein (overlaps_old_locusTagID:BBM_III01030), with product MAFRIHKYMHLLKQNFRAIEWKNITLLILLLFHIIFTNAYYDNWSSLSKFFLRGDVYSSYCTADEQKGLPLPDGRCDKQRLYVSKLLPITRFIHCAFSCIAGSMLEKFGPFITASIGLTAAILSWILIGLWVNVHWCIIASCVFRAVSVDTSGFPVLMIRQKFPNCRNMIMSIIGAFSSLSSSVPIILNLILDDTRVTFTGLSLTYAFLILGITWIAVSIIFLRFLDGKDSEIAVVDAVSISNRISLWDCLVSTKFVCIASFFFCVNITMTFHQYFINFSFDSDSPTVKILEISFVASFLPCIALGAYVERYGITIILLILNSVGLVVPILSLYPCNATGIAMSLCIMLIYSLYITSIFCYVQLVFPAYNFGIIVGIISTVGGCGSILCIFIIDLCQTEDYIFNVNITMVFLRLFAFVPLIYIHKARFSEKINSQTTA from the coding sequence ATGGCTTTTAGAATACACAAATATATGCACTTGTTGAAACAGAATTTTAGAGCCATTGAATGGAAGAATATCACCTTACTAATTCTTCTGCTTTTCCATATTATCTTCACCAACGCATACTATGACAATTGGAGTtctttatcaaaatttttcttAAGGGGGGATGTATATTCCTCTTATTGCACCGCTGATGAACAGAAAGGACTTCCATTACCCGATGGAAGATGTGATAAACAAAGACTTTATGTATCAAAACTACTTCCAATTACTAGGTTCATCCACTGTGCCTTTTCTTGTATAGCAGGGTCTATGCTTGAGAAATTTGGACCATTTATTACAGCATCTATTGGGTTAACTGCTGCCATTTTATCGTGGATTTTAATAGGGTTATGGGTCAACGTTCACTGGTGTATTATCGCAAGCTGTGTGTTTAGGGCAGTATCGGTAGATACATCAGGATTTCCTGTCTTAATGATTAGGCAAAAGTTTCCAAATTGTAGGAATATGATTATGTCAATTATTGGAGCGTTTTCATCACTGAGTTCATCGGTACCCATcatattgaatttgatattggATGACACCAGAGTTACATTCACAGGCCTTTCACTAACCTATGCCTTTCTAATCTTAGGAATTACATGGATTGCAGTATCCATTATATTTTTGCGGTTCCTAGACGGCAAAGATTCGGAGATTGCGGTTGTCGATGCTGTGAGTATAAGTAATCGTATTTCCTTGTGGGATTGTTTGGTGTCAACTAAATTTGTCTGCATAGCCTCCTTCTTTTTCTGTGTTAATATAACTATGACATTTCATCAATACTTCATCAATTTCTCTTTTGATAGCGATTCACCGACCGTTAAAATACTGGAAATATCTTTTGTGGCATCATTTTTACCTTGTATAGCCCTTGGGGCGTATGTAGAAAGGTACGGCATCACAATTATATTACTGATACTCAACTCTGTTGGATTGGTAGTACCTATTCTATCACTGTACCCATGTAATGCCACAGGGATAGCAATGTCCCTTTGTATAATGCTGATATACTCATTATACATAACTTCCATATTTTGTTACGTACAGCTTGTGTTTCCAGCGTATAACTTTGGAATTATTGTCGGTATTATATCTACAGTTGGTGGCTGCGGATCCATTCTGTGTATATTCATAATTGATTTGTGTCAGACCGAAgattacatttttaatgtaaacATTACAATGGTCTTCCTCAGATTGTTCGCATTTGTCCCTCTTATCTACATCCACAAGGCACGCTTTAGTGAAAAGATAAATAGCCAGACAACCGCTTAG